Part of the Nicotiana tabacum cultivar K326 chromosome 20, ASM71507v2, whole genome shotgun sequence genome, TAGGATTTATCCCAGACAACAATTAACAAGTAGCTACAGCAAATGCCACTCAGATCACTTGAATACCGCAGAGTTACCTCATAATTAAGGAATCATCAAGCTTATCATCAGTTCAAAATAGGACAAAGGAAAGAAGAAAGTTTAGTGTTCAGACCTGGTGCCCATGGCATAATCCAAGCTTGAACTGACCAATGGTCAGTGTTTTGGTTTCTGGGTAACGTGTCTCCTCATCATATTCCCCTCGACTAATATGCAAGTCAGGACAAAGAGTCTTCAAGTAATCATGAATTTCCTGCAGAAATAATTCAATGAGACAATGAATACTTTTTCATGAACAATACATTCACATTGAATGATATATTTTTGGGAGTACAGAACACTACATTGTTAAGGCAGTGCATTGCACAAGAATTGCCAGAAATGGTAATTATCAGGTGTACCACAGTTTCTATAGCGGAACATATCTCAAGGAAGCATGAACTATATCCTTCATGCCTAAACCAAATATTGAATGCTTTCTGAAGAAATGACAAGGCcaagaaagaaaagacaagacTGTAGTTCAAACTCCACCGATATAATTCTTGAATTTGCCTCCATCCTCTTTATCTCTCCCGCTTCTGATCAACCCAAAGAAATTTATTGGATAAATATTGGGgttgggttggggggggggggggagagctGTTGTTCCTAATTTAGAAGGTTTAAATCTTTATTTGGCGTAACTCCATTTGCTGAGTGGTAAAGATCCAAACAGAAAACGCTTCTGCTCAACCATGTCAGATATGTGACCCACATGTGATAGAAAAGGTAATCGGCTCATTTATGCCAGGCCTGGAGCATAATTCTCCACAAAAGATTAGCTGTCAGGAAAGTAAGAATGTCCCGAAACAGTGTCATGTTTTGCACTTTCACGAAAGTTTGCTCCTATACAATTGGGGCACACAAATTAAACTGAATACTGAATAAAAttttgacacacacacacacgagaGGGAGAGAGAGGGAAAGAAGGAGAGATAGATGAAGAGATATTTTGGTTTATTACAAGGAAAGTAGAAGAGGAGGGTAGGTTGTCTTGGAGTAATGGTAAAGTTATCTCTCTGTGACCAATTCACAGATTCGAGtcgtggaagcagccactaatgcttgcattatggTAGGTTGTCTACATCGCACCCCAAGGGGTGCGGCCTTTCCCGGATCCTGCGTGAATgcaggatgctttgtgcaccaggCTGCCCTAAAGTAGAAGAGGAGGCAGGTATACTAAATCCATGGAGGTACTCAAGGGCCAAGAGTTCACCGCCAATGAGCTCCACTCCGCCAACTTTGCTATATCAAGTATCCAACTAACCTAACAAGGTTCTGATTTGTAATGCTAAAAAGCGAACCACCTTGTTGAGAATTCTTAAAATGAACGTCACCTTCACCTGATTTATTCAAAGGAATATGTCCATGATTATCAATTGAAAAGAAGCAGTTGTTGCCCATGAAAATACCGGTCTTTGACACTCCATAAGATAAGTTCAATTTTTTTTGGCCAAATACCTAGATAGCCACCTAAACTTGGAAGTTTTGTAAGATAGCCTTATAAACTATGGGGTGACCAGTTAGACACTTATACTTGACAGAGGTGTATTTTGTGAACACTTGTGTCCATAAAAGCAAGTGTGTGAAACCCACATGCGAATGGTGTGCAAAGTAAACCAACTACTAAAAAACATGTGGAACTTGAAAGAGAAAAATTTGTCAAGTATAACTAAAAATAGAATAAatgcaattaaaaaaaaaaaccaaagccGCCCAGACCAATGCCTTTTCCCCACCCCTGGACCATATACTAGACCCTTCGTCCGTCCCCACTTCTTCTTCATGTCTCTGTTTCTTTTAGTTCTGTTCTTGATCAATTCTTTGTCTGAATTTGGACCTTTGCATTAAACAAATCGTTTGTAGACGGAGCAACTTTTCCGAAGCAAGCTCATCACCAAAAATAAGAACTTTTCTCGATTGGGTATACAAACAGACAAGTATTTTTAAGCTTTACGATCAGTAATTACTATAGTTCTTGGGTTGGTGTTGATTTTTGTTACAAATTGCAAAAGGCTTGAGGGGTTGCAATTCCTTGTGCTtctatttggtttgatttttaagTTTTCGCTGAGAAAAtcaattttgggttcaatttttaTTTACTTGTTTCATTGGTGTGGATTACCTTCATGTTGAGGTCATTCGGGATATCCTCTCTCAGATTGAAGCAGCGAAGGATGTTATTGTATTGCCTGTGACGTCCACAAACTGGGGAGTGAGTTCACTGCCTacgacttttttttttctctactAGTTTGGGCAGGAGTGGCCATTTTTTCCGGTTAGGTACTCGTCGGAGATGGGAAGGAGACTAGCTGAAAATTTTAGGGAGTTTTTCAGATATAAAATGAGAAACAGATTAAAGAAAAAACACTCTCATGAGCTCAAAAGCGTCTTTGATACACGTAGTTTGCCATATCAGACACTTGTGTTCAGTGATTAAAAAAGCGCTCGCTTCGTCGCtttaagcgagaagcgaagcgagGCGTGAAGGGCAGCGCGTCAGGTCTTTGAAGCGACTCTGATACGAAAAAGTGATCGCTTCTCTGTAAAAAACGAGAAGCGGTGAAGCGAGAAGAAGCGAGAGAAGCGTCCGCTTCTGTGTTTAAAATTAACCCAAGCCctattttattaaaaaacgaGTTTGTAAACAGTAAACACTGTCTGGACTTCTTCAACAGCAGCGAGACTAGGGTTTTTCTTCAACAAGAGCCacgatttcttcttttcttcttcatcaacTTCAGATTTCTGAAATTATCTCAAAGCATCAAgggttgttcttcttcttcttcaagagtaCAGGTATGTTCTGCTTCtgcacttttaattttcatcttcttcttcttcttctttttctttttatttctaaaTGTCCAAAAAGCAACGAAATGCTTTGGCGAATTTTTTTTTACCTTCAGTTCTTTCTGCCCCCAATTTCTACCCAATTTTTTATATCCTTTATTCTTAGTTCTTATTGTCTTTCTTATGTGTTATGTAGTTGTTCTTTTAATGGCGCCAAAAGAAGATAGGAAAGACCCGACTTGGGCTTACTCTTCAAGAGTTAGCGAGACCAACAAAATGGCCATTAGATGCCTTTTTTGTGATAAGATTTCAAATGGGGGAGTCTATCGCCAAAATGCGCATCTAATCGGTGGTGATTCAAATGTCGCATCTTGCACTAAAGTTTCGGAGCATGTGAAGGAAGAATTGATAGCATACCTTCAAAAAAAGAAAGAGTTAAAGACTCAAATGATTCATGAACAAGAACTTTATaatcttgatgatgatgatgatgatgatgaaacaGAACAAGGCGACGATGCTTCGTCGCCTTCACCAAAATCACAAAAGCGGGGAAGGATGCTTCCACCAATGTCTTCTAGTTGTGGATCTACTGGCAATGGATTGTTACTTCGCGCAAAAATCTGGAGATAAGGGAGGAAAAAGTGGTAATACTCAAATTGATGCCAAAGCGATTTTGAGGGATCGTGTAGTTACAATGTTTGTGCGGTGATGTATGATGCAGGCCTTCCttttaattgtgttaattataCTTACATTTTTGCTGCTTTTATTGAGGCCGTAGACCAATATGGTCCAGGAATGAAGCCTCCAACTTATTATGAAGTTAAAGGGTCATATCTAAAGAAAGAGGTGGCAGAGGTGAACAAAATCGTGGAGGAGCACAAAGTAgaatggaacaagtttggttgttcCATTATGATGGATAAGTGGACGGCGagaaatggaaaaatgatcatcaATATCTTGGTGAATTCTCCTAAGGGAAGCCTGTTTCTTGAGTCCGTTGATGCAAGCGACTCTTCGACTGATTCAACCAAAATGTACTCCTTGTTCAAGAGTACAATAGACTCTATTGGAGCAGAAAATGTTGTTCAAGTTGTCACGGACAACGCCAGTGAAAATGTTAAAGCTAGCGATTTGATGTCTGTTGGGTACCCGTATATCTATTGGACTTCGTGTGCAGCACATTCCATTAATTCGATCTTCGGTGACATCTTCAAGGAAAGACCCTTCAGTACAGTCTTTAATCAGGCAATTAAGTGCATTCTTATATTGTTCAAAGGCCTTTGTTATTGAACATGATGAAGAAATTCACTAAACGAAGAAACTTGGTGAAACCTGCAAAGACAAGATTTGCTACTGCTTTCTTGGCTTCGCATAGGATGTATGAGCAAAAAAGCAATTTGAAGAAGTTGTTTGTTTCAGATGAGTACACTAACAGTGTCTATGGAAGGGAAGCTCGAGGGAGAGAATCTGCAGATATTATACTTTCTCCTTCATTCTGGAACAATGaggttcatgcattgaagattggtGGTCCTCTAGTTAAAGTGCTTCGTTTGGTGGATGGGGAGCAAAGGCCATCAATGGGCTACCTGTACGAAGCAATTGATAGGGCAAAGGAGGTTATTCAAGCCTCTTTTAGTGatcaaagaaaatacaaaagagaCTTTGAGATCATAGATAAAAGGTGGGATAGTAAGCTTCATAGCCCTTTGCATGCAGCTGGACTTGTTTTGAACCAGGAACTGTTTTATGACAATGAAGAGAGGATTCTAGGAGATGAACCTTTGTGGAATGGATTCTATGAATGTATTGAGAAGTTGATACCTGAAGAATTCATGCAACATAAAATAACAAAGCAATTTATTATTTATAGGAATGTTGGGcaactttttggaaaaaaaaacatGGCGATTAGACAAAGAAAGACGAAGTCACCAGGTGAGCGAGTGCTTATATGTTGTTTTATAGTTAATAAGTTATTTCTTTACCaatattatgttttgaaaatttgttcTACTTCTACAGTTGAATGGTGGAAGCAATATGGTCATTCCACTCCAGATTTACAAAAGTTTTTCATCAAGGTTCTAAGTCTAACATGTAGCTCATCCGGGTGTGAAAGGAATTGGAGCGTGTTTGAGCATGTAAGAACTAAGAAGAAAGATTTAGTATATtgagataattaaattatatatcaATTGTCCTAATCTTACTAATTACTTATTATTTGCAGATTCATATCAAAAAGAGGAACAAACTAACCTTGAAGCGTCTCAATGATCTAGTCTTCATTAAGTACAATAGAACATTGAAGCGTCGTTACAACGCTCGCAATGTAATTGGTCCAATTAGTTTGGACAACATCGATGATGCAAATGAATGGCTAACTGGAGTCCTGGAAGATCAT contains:
- the LOC107826884 gene encoding uncharacterized protein LOC107826884 — its product is MAPKEDRKDPTWAYSSRVSETNKMAIRCLFCDKISNGGVYRQNAHLIGGDSNVASCTKVSEHVKEELIAYLQKKKELKTQMIHEQELYNLDDDDDDDETEQGDDASSPSPKSQKRGRMLPPMSSSCGSTGLPFNCVNYTYIFAAFIEAVDQYGPGMKPPTYYEVKGSYLKKEVAEVNKIVEEHKVEWNKFGCSIMMDKWTARNGKMIINILVNSPKGSLFLESVDASDSSTDSTKMYSLFKSTIDSIGAENVVQVVTDNASENVKASDLMSVGYPYIYWTSCAAHSINSIFGDIFKERPFSTVFNQAIKCILILFKGLCY
- the LOC142174720 gene encoding uncharacterized protein LOC142174720, with translation MMKKFTKRRNLVKPAKTRFATAFLASHRMYEQKSNLKKLFVSDEYTNSVYGREARGRESADIILSPSFWNNEVHALKIGGPLVKVLRLVDGEQRPSMGYLYEAIDRAKEVIQASFSDQRKYKRDFEIIDKRWDSKLHSPLHAAGLVLNQELFYDNEERILGDEPLWNGFYECIEKLIPEEFMQHKITKQFIIYRNVGQLFGKKNMAIRQRKTKSPVEWWKQYGHSTPDLQKFFIKVLSLTCSSSGCERNWSVFEHIHIKKRNKLTLKRLNDLVFIKYNRTLKRRYNARNVIGPISLDNIDDANEWLTGVLEDHADEEVFEDTSYLTWGDVAEARGIGERIYGLRGSTSTSSSQRKGKEAVTLSLVDEEEEVEEDDEQYNIDSGIQEFDNLVEE